A window of Zingiber officinale cultivar Zhangliang chromosome 5A, Zo_v1.1, whole genome shotgun sequence contains these coding sequences:
- the LOC121980008 gene encoding ethylene-responsive transcription factor ERN1-like: MARKRKCSDAVEGKGLSITMATDATGCARRAHKGFVGVRQRPSGRWVAEIKDTIQKIRMWLGTFDTAEEAARAYDEAACILRGANTRTNFWPCSSLQPSRPSVLPPKITNLLLMRLKAKNQALLAESQQQLILQQQQPGEQEQQTQHEDPEGEENYFSDFVNDASNSIIPLLHVGEDSSDYMYDSTQDSSTSKEGNQIDFAPDYELSASAEFSSSGEEGSLDVGAMDFGFMDEIQEPSYFYSPFEIMGEIEEPLEQESCSDEPSMIRATMKRMKYERKVSASLYALNGISEYLKLQLGERKGGKMEDHLSGLRNACREQKGTGTKLAERGVEVEIQNFSYSGYSSTYSNATFSSSSSTSPVSLPFPSSTLNSSSESELLLWSSLDLSPI; the protein is encoded by the coding sequence ATGGCGAGGAAGAGGAAATGCAGTGATGCAGTAGAAGGCAAAGGGCTTTCTATCACTATGGCTACTGATGCAACTGGTTGTGCCCGACGTGCACACAAGGGCTTTGTTGGCGTTCGACAAAGACCATCTGGTAGATGGGTGGCAGAGATCAAAGACACCATACAGAAGATAAGGATGTGGTTGGGCACATTTGACACAGCTGAAGAAGCTGCGAGGGCCTACGATGAGGCTGCTTGCATTCTTCGCGGCGCCAATACTCGCACCAATTTCTGGCCTTGCTCCTCTCTGCAGCCATCACGGCCATCGGTGCTGCCACCAAAGATCACTAATCTCCTCCTGATGAGGCTCAAGGCCAAAAATCAAGCTTTGTTGGCTGAAAGCCAACAGCAACTAATCTTGCAGCAGCAACAACCAGGAGAACAAGAGCAGCAGACACAACATGAAGATCCAGAGGGAGAGGAAAACTATTTTTCTGACTTTGTGAATGATGCTTCAAATTCCATAATTCCTCTTCTGCATGTAGGAGAGGATAGCAGTGATTATATGTATGACAGTACTCAAGATAGCTCCACCAGCAAAGAAGGCAATCAAATAGATTTTGCTCCTGACTATGAATTAAGTGCATCTGCAGAATTTAGCAGTTCCGGAGAAGAGGGGAGCCTTGATGTGGGTGCCATGGACTTCGGTTTCATGGATGAGATTCAGGAGCCGTCATACTTCTATTCGCCATTTGAGATCATGGGGGAGATTGAAGAGCCACTAGAACAAGAGAGCTGCAGTGATGAACCATCAATGATCAGAGCAACGATGAAGAGGATGAAGTATGAGAGGAAGGTCTCAGCATCCCTGTATGCTCTAAATGGCATATCTGAGTACTTGAAGCTACagctaggagaaagaaaaggaggaaAAATGGAAGATCATCTGTCTGGTCTTAGAAACGCATGCAGGGAACAAAAAGGGACTGGCACAAAGTTGGCAGAAAGAGGAGTTGAAGTAGAGATTCAAAATTTCTCTTACTCAGGTTATTCATCAACTTACAGTAATGCCACTTTCTCTTCCTCATCATCAACATCACCAGTATCACTGCCATTTCCTTCTTCAACTTTGAATTCGAGCAGTGAAAGCGAATTGTTACTTTGGAGCTCTCTTGATCTTTCTCCAATATGA